Proteins found in one Canis lupus baileyi chromosome 26, mCanLup2.hap1, whole genome shotgun sequence genomic segment:
- the ZNF831 gene encoding zinc finger protein 831, whose translation MEVPELTRPASPARDQPAPAPGQPGAPGGQVSPHLTLGPVILPPEQGLAPTVFLKALPIPLYHTVPPGGLQPRAPLVTHSLDGGSVPFILSPLLRPEGPGPTHVGKPAAPALTVNIVGTLPVLSPGVGPTLGSPGKVRNAGKYLCPHCGRDCLKPSVLEKHIRSHTGERPFPCATCGIAFKTQSNLYKHRRTQTHLNHSRLSSESDGGGGSLLEEGEKAGESSRADGMGDSCSQRVGGGARPERPLCPGTQGAGQCSVSAMHLPSVTKTLGLKLEAVPCPGSTFADRETPMDAAAHPASPGLALAGCQPRFKPPEQTSPTASRLCSLQQQQMATSSEKPWDARASEGRLRKCESTDSGYLSRSDSAEQPPAPGSPLEHNTVSEGEVALGPGGPGLQLEKKQLEERIAWLISHNQAVVDDSQLDNVRPRKTVLCKQGSIDLPMPYTYKDSFHFDIRALQPSRRRPATVSSARSTFIPPDRARPLFFHSVPTQLSTTVACVPVTRSNSLPFVEGTRTWQEPLDPRDACPRRQKPLSPKPAPTRLVDVLSGPPRALVRQAAVEDLLFPPTGDSLAPAEDPDGNKVAAGEGAASKGRAANKKCSQRKLKMFSQDKWQVYGNETFRRIYQKMKTSCHGGKKVKEVTVGSRTELDFPLQEELPGNEGIVSSQDRRYPVDGDAPVGAKPGPCRSSLAPEGFLVIEPPKQREMVTRAGVSDQPGVNRATSPSTFNCREPPCLGSKSPLLSPDERLGLGCQLPPAPGPLKGGDLEAPTPVLPDPELEGGSCDGGGKETCPWTHTVPRRPSDSSGEPQASENKLPSERKKLKVEKLSCQEQSEPPGTETEVPGGPLQATSLPSQNQDSDSGDKPGGLRESTDSVARGRAGQPCKPLEVCGASAAPSVAPRQVGLREEILPHPAAPSHLAAQSRASGALTALVDTLFPPKYLLRLPQGETHPPAPVALGPGQVQDPLCRRRWPEEQTSFVGSGLGTFLPPCPASGLVLGGAESFEEDPSWSRPWGKNKGVQGKEKGDMDTGTPTAGQSPGSSTGAPREKTSFLPTPTCATRKSGTPDTRHPCMGRTAVGARLSGGVLSPCALSRDLGGTPENVPEDPPSGPLAGLNSCHSFLSAPTPPSWPELASCTHSDTGWSFRAHSPFPSLRAEPRLTWCCLSRSLPLPREQKEKAASVYLALHFLGGSPQDKGPDAQPVSRAMVGGQTRTGLGEGGQVQTSKLSCPVASRMVSQERVSEPEWKKGLPWRKAKMFRGSGKQKLSIRSRRYKGSFLQSRTQRRGSGPRRQLRVMRKDCHLPQLEGLGPHGTPKQPSSEMTEGMEEKEDLFSTAGQ comes from the exons ATGGAGGTGCCAGAACTCACTCGCCCTGCCTCGCCTGCCAGGGACCAGCCAGCTCCTGCTCCTGgacagccaggagccccaggtgggCAGGTCTCACCTCACCTGACCCTGGGTCCTGTTATTCTGCCACCGGAGCAGGGTCTGGCCCCTACCGTGTTCCTGAAGGCCCTGCCCATTCCATTGTACCACACAGTGCCTCCAGGGGGCCTCCAGCCACGTGCCCCTCTAGTGACACACAGCCTGGACGGGGGCAGTGTACCCTTTATTCTCAGCCCCCTGCTGCGGCCTGAAGGACCAGGCCCTACTCACGTGGGGAAGCCAGCAGCCCCGGCGCTCACCGTGAACATTGTGGGCACTCTGCCTGTCCTGTCACCAGGCGTGGGGCCCACGCTGGGTAGCCCTGGCAAGGTACGGAATGCCGGCAAGTACCTTTGCCCACACTGTGGTCGGGATTGCCTGAAGCCCAGTGTTTTGGAGAAGCATATCCGGTCCCACACTGGTGAGAGGCCCTTCCCGTGTGCCACCTGCGGCATTGCCTTTAAGACCCAGAGCAACCTGTATAAGCACAGACGCACCCAGACCCACCTCAACCACTCTCGGCTGTCCTCAGAGTCCGATGGAGGTGGGGGCagcctcctggaggagggggagaaggctGGAGAGAGCTCCAGAGCAGATGGCATGGGGGACAGCTGCAGCcagagggtgggtggtggggccCGACCAGAGAGACCCCTTTGTCCAGGCACCCAAGGTGCTGGGCAGTGCTCAGTGTCTGCCATGCATCTACCTTCTGTTACCAAGACCTTGGGTCTGAAGTTGGAAGCCGTTCCCTGTCCAGGGTCCACATTTGCTGACAGAGAGACCCCCATGGATGCTGCTGCCCATCCAGCCTCCCCTGGGCTTGCCCTGGCTGGCTGCCAGCCAAGGTTTAAGCCACCAGAGCAGACATCCCCGACTGCCAGCCGACTGTGCTCCCTGCAACAGCAGCAGATGGCGACGTCCTCAGAGAAGCCCTGGGATGCCAGAGCCTCGGAGGGCCGGCTGCGGAAGTGTGAGAGCACTGACTCGGGCTACCTGTCCCGCTCGGACAGCGCAGAGCAGCCGCCGGCCCCTGGCAGCCCTCTGGAGCACAACACCGTGTCCGAGGGGGAGGTGGCCCTGGGGCCCGGGGGACCTGGCCTGCAGTTGGAGAAGAAGCAGTTGGAGGAACGTATTGCCTGGCTCATCTCCCACAACCAGGCCGTGGTGGACGATTCCCAGCTGGACAATGTGCGGCCCCGCAAGACGGTCCTGTGCAAGCAAGGTAGCATCGACCTGCCCATGCCCTACACCTATAAGGACTCCTTCCACTTTGACATTCGGGCGCTGCAGCCTAGCCGGAGGAGGCCTGCCACTGTCAGCTCGGCCCGGTCCACTTTTATCCCTCCGGACAGGGCAAGGCCGCTCTTCTTTCACTCTGTCCCCACTCAGCTCTCCACTACCGTGGCGTGTGTGCCTGTCACCAGGAGCAACTCACTGCCCTTTGTCGAGGGCACCAGGACCTGGCAGGAACCGTTGGACCCCAGGGACGCCTGCCCCAGGAGGCAGAAACCTCTGAGCCCCAAGCCTGCCCCCACCCGACTGGTGGATGTCCTCAGTGGTCCCCCTCGGGCCTTGGTCAGACAGGCTGCTGTGGAGGACCTTCTCTTTCCCCCTACTGGAGACAGCCTGGCCCCTGCAGAAGACCCAGATGGAAACAAAGTTgctgctggggagggggcagccagCAAGGGCAGAGCAGCCAATAAGAAATGCAGCCAGAGGAAGCTGAAGATGTTCTCCCAGGATAAGTGGCAGGTGTATGGGAATGAGACATTCAGGAGAATCtaccagaaaatgaaaaccagcTGCCACGGAGGCAAGAAGGTGAAGGAGGTGACAGTGGGTAGTAGGACAGAGCTGGACTTTCCTCTCCAGGAAGAGCTACCAGGGAATGAGGGCATAGTCTCGTCCCAGGACAGGAGGTACCCTGTCGATGGGGATGCACCTGTGGGAGCCAAACCAGGACCTTGCAGAAGTTCACTGGCCCCGGAGGGCTTCTTGGTGATAGAGCCccccaagcagagggagatggtcACCAGAGCAGGAGTCAGTGACCAGCCTGGGGTGAACAGGGCCACCTCACCCTCCACCTTCAACTGCAGAGAACCCCCCTGTTTGGGCAGCAAAAGCCCTTTGCTTTCTCCAGATgaaaggctggggctggggtgtcAGCTGCCCCCAGCACCCGGTCCCCTCAAGGGAGGTGACCTAGAGGCTCCCACACCAGTTTTGCCAGACCCTGAGCTGGAAGGAGGCTCCTGTGATGGTGGGGGAAAGGAGACCTGTCCGTGGACCCACACTGTGCCAAGGCGGCCCAGCGATAGCTCTGGGGAGCCCCAGGCCTCAGAAAACAAGCTCCCctcagagaggaagaagctgaaAGTGGAGAAGCTGAGCTGCCAGGAGCAATCAGAGCCTCCAGGAACAGAAACGGAGGTCCCAGGTGGCCCTTTGCAGGCCACCTCTCTGCCATCTCAGAACCAGGACAGTGACTCTGGGGATAAGCCAGGGGGGCTACGTGAGAGCACTGATAGCGTGGcgaggggcagagctgggcagCCGTGCAAGCCCTTAGAGGTTTGCGGTgcttctgctgctccttctgTGGCCCCGAGGCAGGTGGGGCTGAGGGAAGAGATCTTGCCACATCCTGCAGCACCATCCCACCTGGCTGCTCAGTCTCGGGCGTCTGGTGCCCTCACTGCCCTGGTAGATACCCTCTTTCCCCCCAAGTACCTCCTCAGGTTGCCTCAGGGAGAGACCCACCCACCAGCTCCTGTGGCCCTGGGGCCAGGACAAGTCCAGGACCCTCTCTGTAGGAGAAGGTGGCCCGAAGAACAGACATCCTTTGTTGGGTCAGGGCTGGGgaccttcctgcctccctgcccagccTCGGGCTTGGTCCTTGGTGGGGCAGAAAGCTTTGAAGAGGACCCCAGCTGGTCCAGGCCCTGGGGCAAGAACAAGGGTGtgcagggaaaggagaaaggagacatGGACACTGGCACTCCAACAGCGGGACAGTCCCCTGGCTCATCTACTGGAGCCCCTAGGGAGAAAACCTCCTTCCTGCCCACCCCAACGTGTGCTACCCGGAAGAGTGGGACCCCTGACACCCGACACCCCTGCATGGGCAGGACTGCGGTGGGAGCCAGGCTGTCTGGGGGTGTCCTGAGTCCCTGTGCACTCAGCAGGGACTTGGGGGGAACTCCTGAGAATGTCCCGGAAGACCCTCCCTCAGGGCCTCTGGCTGGGCTCAATTCCTGCCACTCCTTCCTCTCGGCCCCCACTCCTCCCAGCTGGCCAGAGCTGGCCTCGTGTACCCACTCAGACACTGGGTGGAGCTTCAGGGCCCACAGCCCTTTCCCATCATTGAGGGCTGAGCCCCGACTCACGTGGTGTTGCTTGAGCCGAAGCCTGCCTCTGCCCagagagcagaaggaaaaggCCGCTTCTGTGTACTTGGCACTGCACTTCCTTGGTGGCAGCCCCCAGGACAAGGGTCCAGATGCCCAGCCCGTGAGCAGGGCAATGGTGGGAGGACAGACGAGGACAGGcctgggagaaggagggcagGTCCAGACATCAAAG CTCTCCTGCCCAGTGGCCTCAAGGATGGTGTCCCAGGAACGGGTATCTGAGCCCGAATGGAAGAAAGGACTGCCGTGGAGGAAGGCAAAGATGTTTCGGGGGAGCGGGAAACAGAAGCTGAGTATCCGCTCCAGAAG GTACAAAGGGAGTTTCTTACAGAGCCGCACTCAACGGAGGGGGAGCGGACCCCGCAGGCAACTCAGGGTGATGAGAAAAGACTGCCACCTCCCCCAACTCGAGGGGCTGGGTCCACACGGAACCCCCAAGCAGCCTTCTTCAGAAATGACAG agggcatggaggagaaggaggacCTGTTTTCCACGGCAGGACAATGA